In Gemmatimonadaceae bacterium, one DNA window encodes the following:
- a CDS encoding amidohydrolase, with protein MSSSPVVISTPTTGVPIHLDAPARARDRFTHDELARLVALRRELHRHPELSWKEYATSDRLAAVAESLGGTVTRVANTGIVARFKGRDPLAPVVAVRGDIDALPIHEETGLDYASAVPGVMHACGHDVHATWAIGAAMDLVRHPARGDVLVVLQPAEEIGAGAPAILASGALDGVAAIFGGHVDRRFDVGQVIAEPGPLAASADSFQITLVGRGAHGARPHEAADAVVAAAAVITALQTIVARRLDPAAPAVCTVGSVHAGVAPNVIPETATLTGTLRAMDPDTRRRLGEEVTRLATQVGEAYGVRAEVSLELGTPPIVNPVREAAWARQAATTVLGEHAVVPFGITNMGGEDFAFYMEKIPGCFLRIGAREPGGASIAAHSPRFYAADGSILVGAAVLAECARLASEALANA; from the coding sequence GTGAGTAGTTCGCCGGTGGTGATCAGCACGCCGACGACGGGGGTCCCGATCCACCTCGACGCCCCGGCGCGGGCGCGGGATCGCTTCACGCACGACGAACTGGCGCGCCTGGTGGCGCTGCGCCGGGAGCTGCATCGCCACCCGGAGCTGTCGTGGAAGGAGTACGCGACCTCGGACCGACTCGCTGCGGTCGCCGAGTCGTTAGGCGGGACGGTGACGCGCGTGGCGAACACCGGGATCGTGGCGCGCTTCAAGGGGCGCGATCCGCTCGCGCCGGTGGTGGCGGTGCGGGGCGACATCGACGCCCTCCCCATCCACGAGGAGACTGGACTCGACTACGCGTCTGCCGTCCCGGGCGTCATGCACGCCTGCGGGCATGACGTGCACGCCACGTGGGCCATCGGGGCGGCGATGGACCTCGTGCGCCACCCGGCGCGCGGCGACGTCCTCGTCGTGTTGCAGCCGGCGGAGGAAATCGGCGCCGGCGCGCCCGCCATCCTCGCCAGTGGTGCGCTGGACGGCGTGGCGGCGATCTTCGGCGGGCATGTCGACCGGCGCTTCGACGTGGGGCAGGTCATCGCCGAGCCCGGCCCGCTGGCCGCCTCGGCCGACAGCTTCCAGATCACCCTCGTGGGGCGCGGCGCGCACGGCGCGCGCCCGCACGAGGCGGCCGACGCCGTCGTCGCTGCCGCCGCGGTCATCACGGCGCTGCAGACCATCGTTGCCCGTCGCCTGGACCCCGCCGCCCCCGCCGTGTGCACCGTGGGGAGCGTACACGCCGGGGTCGCGCCTAACGTGATTCCCGAGACGGCCACGCTCACCGGGACGCTGCGGGCAATGGACCCGGACACGCGGCGACGCCTGGGCGAGGAGGTGACGCGACTGGCCACGCAGGTGGGAGAGGCGTACGGCGTGCGCGCCGAGGTGTCGCTCGAACTGGGCACGCCGCCGATCGTGAACCCGGTGCGCGAGGCGGCATGGGCGCGGCAGGCGGCCACCACGGTGTTGGGCGAGCACGCGGTCGTCCCCTTCGGGATCACGAACATGGGGGGCGAGGACTTCGCCTTCTACATGGAGAAGATCCCGGGGTGCTTCTTGCGCATCGGCGCGCGCGAACCGGGCGGGGCGTCGATCGCCGCACATTCGCCGCGCTTCTACGCCGCCGACGGCTCGATCCTGGTGGGGGCGGCGGTGCTGGCGGAGTGTGCGCGCCTGGCGAGCGAGGCGCTGGCGAACGCCTGA
- a CDS encoding protein kinase produces MAKLCPQCGKEYGDDDRFCTIDGAALVASGSGANALIGTVLADRYLVKERLGEGGMGEVYLAEHVRIKRKVAVKLMRSWMLGDPVAVSRFHREAENASQISHPNVAQIYDFGETSDGMIYLAMEFVPGEPLSSILDREGRLHTVRAVEIIRQTSEALVAAHGMGILHRDLKPDNVMVARTRAGTDLVKLVDFGIARMMSRGTQQFTSTGMIVGTPDYMSPEQLTGDVLDERSDLYALALIAFRVLTGSSAFKASGGGDALMARMLGKPRALGEVLPEVEWPAGLQAAFDRALDVEPSARYADAMEFVAELDGAVSEMPLTEEDQAYLLLLSQRMATPSRGGMAIDSSTPVRSMSAVRGSLNPTPTSGERSVSVVTPPSESQAIPRPTLPPTTVSPAATPGVAGDGDTGERRAPTVETAASRAIEPAPDVTKATPTVKVRHAGATTPLPAVGDGADARHLSPPSERPAAARGGKLGMLAAAALGIAVLGFAATKMLGGKGEQPPAVSAATDSIVSEVAPSASDSAPSATLPAAAGADSEYVQRARSGVLFVTSSAGRGSAFLVDSAGIFLTAASLVPPDQRVDVFIDGEHSVKASVASIDSANGVAALVVSPRRCRRCRTLDVGRRDTTATAAAVGDSLLALRVVGRSTVTQQPVVVARVSGTTLAAAGAVGNAALGAPVLNPRTGGVAGIVTRRRGSTAIVGAGALRSLLHTARGAAAAIVPDTTLTRSWPARPVPSDAIAAAEAGSVDLQQYRVTQGGFDVLAMTPQLLAWRMAKSAPAPSDNPFDIGARTPAGPPDPLLEWKAWRDYREERRAVVILEVSPDKAAYPQRPDKPLDARKGDFYSMSITRNGTPLIPLESQTIHAVGNPDAYKRDRKSVPNAGIYVFHPSDFADPSAAYQVQVVDADQKRRVTMSLTPAMLQSIARDLGGWLR; encoded by the coding sequence GTGGCCAAGCTCTGCCCGCAATGTGGTAAGGAGTACGGCGACGACGATCGGTTCTGCACGATCGACGGCGCGGCCTTGGTCGCGTCCGGCAGTGGTGCCAACGCGCTGATCGGGACGGTGCTGGCCGATCGCTACCTGGTGAAGGAGCGCCTGGGCGAAGGGGGGATGGGCGAGGTGTACCTGGCGGAGCACGTGCGCATCAAGCGCAAGGTGGCGGTCAAGCTCATGCGCTCGTGGATGCTGGGCGATCCGGTGGCGGTATCGCGCTTCCACCGTGAAGCGGAGAATGCCTCGCAGATCTCACATCCCAACGTCGCCCAGATCTACGACTTCGGCGAGACGTCGGACGGGATGATCTACCTGGCGATGGAGTTCGTGCCCGGCGAACCGCTCTCGTCGATCCTGGACCGCGAGGGGCGGCTGCACACGGTGCGCGCGGTGGAGATCATTCGGCAGACGTCGGAGGCGCTGGTCGCCGCGCACGGGATGGGGATTCTCCATCGCGACCTGAAGCCGGACAACGTCATGGTCGCGCGCACGCGCGCCGGGACCGACCTGGTCAAGCTGGTCGATTTCGGGATCGCGCGGATGATGAGCCGCGGGACGCAGCAGTTCACGTCGACGGGGATGATCGTCGGCACGCCGGACTACATGAGCCCCGAGCAGCTGACGGGCGATGTCCTGGACGAGCGTTCGGACCTGTACGCCCTCGCGCTCATTGCCTTCCGCGTCCTCACGGGCTCGAGCGCCTTCAAGGCGAGCGGGGGGGGCGACGCGCTCATGGCGCGCATGCTGGGCAAGCCGCGCGCCCTCGGCGAGGTGCTCCCCGAGGTCGAGTGGCCGGCCGGGCTGCAGGCGGCCTTTGACCGTGCGCTCGACGTCGAACCGTCGGCTCGTTATGCAGACGCGATGGAGTTCGTGGCAGAACTCGATGGTGCGGTGAGCGAGATGCCGTTGACCGAGGAGGACCAGGCGTACCTCCTCCTCCTTTCGCAGCGCATGGCGACGCCGAGCCGTGGCGGGATGGCGATCGACAGCTCCACGCCGGTGCGCTCGATGTCGGCGGTGCGCGGTTCGCTCAATCCCACGCCCACGTCGGGGGAGCGCTCGGTGAGCGTGGTGACCCCGCCCAGCGAGTCGCAGGCGATTCCGCGCCCCACGCTCCCGCCCACGACCGTGTCGCCAGCCGCAACGCCCGGCGTGGCGGGCGACGGCGACACGGGAGAACGTCGCGCGCCGACGGTCGAGACGGCGGCATCCCGCGCCATCGAGCCGGCGCCGGACGTGACAAAGGCCACGCCGACCGTGAAGGTGCGCCACGCCGGCGCCACCACCCCGCTCCCGGCGGTGGGCGACGGTGCCGACGCGAGGCACCTCTCGCCACCGAGCGAGCGGCCGGCCGCTGCCCGGGGCGGGAAGTTGGGGATGCTGGCCGCAGCCGCGTTAGGCATCGCGGTCCTCGGCTTCGCCGCCACGAAGATGCTGGGAGGAAAGGGGGAGCAGCCCCCGGCGGTCAGTGCCGCCACGGACTCGATTGTCAGCGAGGTAGCGCCCAGTGCGAGCGACAGCGCACCGTCCGCGACGCTGCCGGCGGCCGCGGGCGCCGACAGCGAGTACGTGCAGCGCGCGCGCAGCGGCGTCCTCTTCGTGACGTCATCGGCAGGGCGTGGGAGCGCCTTCCTGGTCGACTCGGCAGGCATCTTCCTCACCGCCGCGTCGCTCGTCCCCCCCGACCAGCGCGTGGACGTCTTCATCGACGGCGAACACTCGGTGAAGGCCAGCGTTGCCTCCATCGACAGCGCCAACGGCGTCGCGGCACTTGTCGTCTCCCCACGCCGCTGCCGGCGCTGCCGGACGCTCGACGTGGGGCGGCGCGACACGACGGCCACGGCGGCCGCGGTGGGCGACTCGCTCCTTGCGCTGCGTGTCGTGGGGCGCAGCACCGTGACGCAGCAGCCGGTGGTCGTTGCCAGGGTGAGCGGCACCACGCTCGCCGCGGCGGGGGCGGTGGGCAACGCGGCGTTAGGTGCCCCTGTCCTCAACCCCAGGACCGGTGGGGTGGCGGGCATCGTCACCCGCCGCCGGGGGAGCACCGCGATTGTCGGCGCCGGCGCCCTGCGTTCGCTCCTGCACACGGCGCGCGGCGCGGCGGCGGCGATCGTCCCCGACACCACGCTCACCCGTTCGTGGCCGGCGCGCCCCGTTCCGTCAGATGCAATCGCCGCCGCCGAGGCGGGAAGCGTCGACCTCCAGCAGTACCGCGTCACGCAGGGCGGCTTCGACGTGCTGGCCATGACGCCGCAGCTGCTGGCCTGGCGCATGGCGAAGTCGGCGCCGGCGCCGTCGGACAACCCGTTCGACATCGGCGCCAGGACCCCCGCCGGCCCTCCCGATCCGCTGCTGGAGTGGAAGGCGTGGCGCGACTACCGCGAGGAGCGGCGTGCCGTGGTCATCCTCGAAGTCTCTCCCGACAAGGCCGCCTATCCGCAGCGCCCCGACAAGCCGCTCGATGCCAGGAAGGGCGACTTCTACTCCATGAGCATCACCCGCAACGGGACGCCGCTCATCCCGCTCGAGAGCCAGACCATCCACGCCGTCGGCAACCCGGACGCGTACAAGCGCGACCGCAAGAGCGTCCCCAACGCCGGGATCTACGTCTTCCATCCCTCCGACTTCGCCGATCCCTCGGCGGCGTACCAGGTGCAAGTCGTCGATGCGGACCAGAAGCGTCGCGTGACGATGTCGCTCACACCGGCCATGCTGCAGTCGATTGCCCGCGACCTGGGAGGGTGGCTCAGGTAG
- a CDS encoding D-aminoacylase, which yields MSSHSRALRGTIRIAPVFAAFMLAACSRGPAPRLVPDRAPYDVIIENGRIVDGSGNPWFAGDLAIRGDRIAAITIAGGLRNATARERIDARNRVVAPGFIDIQSHSWDAFLWQDGRVLSKVTQGVTSEILGEATTPAPANAHVDTLLGADAFAPRRAALQPGFHGSRGFGAWLTAMERNGISVNAGSYLGATTVRAYVMGQAPGMPNASQSDTMRAVVRRAMADGAFGISTALIYPPGSYASTGELVEMAKAMAPFQGGYITHMRSEDDSLFQAMDEAFRIGREGGVRVDIYHLKASNRRNWGKAPAMVARIDSARASGFDVAATMYPYPFSGNNLGECFPDWAAENGKLMDNLRNADTRARIVREMTDMNGAPLCQLEGPGAYMIGGFTRAEHKQYEGKYLADIATAMNRPWPDAVIELILAEGHDLDKINFTMSEENVRMQLKSPWVSIGSDAGGVDPDSTTIVVHPRSYGTYPRILGRYVREQHLLTLEDAVRRMSGAVASRLALRDRGLLREGLFADVVIFDPATIIDRATPQQPHQLSTGVEQVWVNGVRVLRDGRHTNARPGRALRGPGWDGTVVR from the coding sequence ATGTCCTCCCATTCGCGCGCCCTTCGTGGGACGATCCGGATCGCCCCGGTGTTCGCGGCGTTCATGCTCGCGGCGTGTAGCCGTGGCCCTGCGCCGCGGCTCGTCCCCGACCGCGCTCCCTATGACGTCATCATCGAGAACGGGCGCATCGTTGACGGGAGCGGCAATCCGTGGTTCGCCGGCGACCTCGCCATTCGCGGCGACCGCATCGCCGCCATCACCATTGCCGGCGGCTTGCGCAACGCCACGGCGCGGGAACGCATCGACGCTCGCAATCGCGTCGTAGCCCCGGGTTTCATCGACATCCAGTCCCACTCGTGGGATGCCTTCCTCTGGCAGGATGGACGCGTCCTCTCCAAGGTCACGCAGGGCGTCACGAGCGAGATACTCGGCGAAGCGACGACCCCCGCGCCGGCCAATGCGCACGTCGACACGCTCCTCGGCGCCGACGCCTTCGCCCCCAGGCGCGCGGCACTGCAGCCCGGCTTTCACGGTTCCCGCGGCTTTGGCGCCTGGCTCACGGCCATGGAGCGCAACGGGATCTCGGTCAACGCCGGATCCTACCTTGGCGCCACCACCGTACGCGCGTACGTCATGGGGCAGGCGCCCGGGATGCCTAACGCCTCGCAATCGGACACGATGCGCGCGGTCGTCCGGCGCGCCATGGCCGACGGCGCCTTCGGCATCTCCACCGCACTCATCTACCCGCCAGGGTCGTACGCCAGCACCGGCGAGTTAGTCGAGATGGCGAAGGCCATGGCCCCCTTCCAGGGGGGCTACATCACCCACATGCGCTCGGAGGACGACTCGCTCTTCCAGGCCATGGACGAGGCCTTCCGCATCGGGCGCGAGGGCGGCGTGCGCGTCGACATCTATCACCTCAAGGCGTCGAACCGCCGCAACTGGGGCAAGGCGCCCGCCATGGTCGCCAGGATCGACTCGGCGCGCGCCTCCGGCTTCGACGTTGCCGCCACCATGTACCCCTATCCCTTTTCCGGCAACAACCTGGGCGAGTGCTTCCCCGACTGGGCCGCCGAGAACGGGAAGCTGATGGACAACCTGCGGAATGCTGACACACGCGCGCGCATCGTGCGCGAGATGACAGACATGAACGGGGCGCCGCTCTGCCAGCTGGAAGGGCCCGGCGCGTACATGATCGGCGGGTTCACCAGGGCCGAGCACAAGCAGTACGAAGGGAAGTACCTCGCCGACATTGCCACCGCGATGAACCGCCCCTGGCCCGATGCCGTCATCGAGCTGATCCTCGCCGAAGGGCACGACCTCGACAAGATCAACTTCACCATGTCCGAGGAGAACGTGCGCATGCAGCTCAAGTCCCCCTGGGTCTCCATCGGCTCCGACGCCGGCGGCGTCGATCCCGACAGCACCACCATCGTCGTGCACCCACGCTCCTACGGGACCTATCCGCGCATCCTGGGGCGCTACGTGCGCGAACAGCACCTCCTCACCCTCGAGGATGCCGTGCGGCGCATGAGCGGCGCCGTGGCCTCGCGCCTGGCGCTGCGCGATCGCGGCCTCCTGCGCGAAGGGCTGTTCGCCGACGTCGTCATCTTCGACCCCGCCACCATCATCGACCGCGCCACGCCGCAGCAGCCGCACCAACTCTCCACCGGCGTCGAGCAGGTGTGGGTCAACGGCGTCCGCGTCCTGCGCGATGGGCGCCACACCAACGCCCGCCCCGGTCGCGCACTGCGCGGCCCGGGATGGGATGGCACCGTCGTTCGGTAA
- a CDS encoding carboxypeptidase regulatory-like domain-containing protein, translating into MMYTRPSRPGSGQRAVVVAVFLACLTALPAAAQKGEVGTGGIKGIVRDSSGAAVEGAQVSVKGVDIHGESGAGGEFLFAKANAGALTIQVRRIGFLPETATVNVLAGTTINAEFTLRRVVVALTPVVITGRREITGRMAGFYQRLSRGHGHFFTREQVDRRNPANMTDLFRMIPGVRVDSRGFNNHVRFRGARCAPLTWLDGSPLYAGEFDLDSVDPRSFEGIEIYSGAASVPAEFQGNRSLSSACGTIILWSKQGELRPKKRKKGDLSPAAEIAQAVQQLSVFTPDQVDQQARVDSTRLQRPVYPDSLYTNMVPGRVLAEFVVDAKGSVNLDTFNVVTTTHPGFIESVRISLRDQAFYPAVRKGQPVQQVVQLPFTFIPDSTALRKR; encoded by the coding sequence GTGATGTACACACGCCCATCGCGCCCCGGTTCCGGTCAGCGCGCTGTTGTCGTCGCCGTCTTTCTCGCCTGCCTAACGGCGCTCCCCGCCGCGGCGCAGAAGGGCGAAGTCGGGACCGGCGGGATCAAGGGGATCGTGCGAGACTCCAGCGGTGCCGCGGTGGAAGGGGCGCAGGTATCGGTGAAGGGGGTGGACATCCACGGCGAGAGCGGCGCGGGGGGTGAGTTCCTCTTCGCCAAGGCCAATGCCGGAGCGCTGACGATCCAGGTGCGACGCATCGGCTTCCTTCCCGAAACGGCCACCGTGAACGTCCTTGCCGGGACGACCATCAACGCGGAGTTCACGCTCAGGCGCGTCGTGGTGGCGCTCACCCCGGTGGTGATCACGGGGCGTCGCGAGATTACGGGGCGCATGGCCGGCTTCTACCAGCGCCTGTCGCGTGGACACGGGCACTTCTTCACGCGCGAGCAAGTGGACAGGCGCAACCCGGCCAACATGACGGACCTGTTCCGCATGATTCCCGGGGTGAGAGTCGACTCGCGCGGCTTCAACAACCATGTGCGCTTCCGCGGCGCCCGCTGCGCCCCGCTCACCTGGCTCGACGGGTCGCCGCTCTATGCGGGCGAATTCGACCTCGACTCGGTGGATCCGCGCTCGTTCGAGGGGATCGAGATCTACAGCGGCGCGGCGTCGGTTCCCGCCGAGTTCCAGGGGAACCGCTCGCTGTCCAGCGCTTGCGGGACGATCATCCTCTGGTCCAAACAGGGAGAGCTGCGCCCCAAGAAGCGGAAGAAGGGCGACCTCTCACCGGCCGCCGAGATCGCGCAGGCGGTGCAGCAGCTCTCCGTCTTCACCCCCGACCAGGTGGACCAGCAGGCGCGCGTGGACTCCACGCGGCTGCAACGCCCGGTGTATCCGGACTCGCTGTACACCAACATGGTGCCGGGGCGCGTGCTGGCGGAGTTTGTCGTGGACGCGAAGGGCTCGGTGAACCTCGACACCTTCAACGTGGTGACCACGACGCACCCCGGCTTCATCGAGTCGGTGCGCATCTCGCTGCGCGACCAGGCGTTCTACCCGGCGGTGCGCAAGGGGCAGCCGGTGCAGCAGGTGGTGCAGCTCCCCTTCACGTTCATTCCCGACTCGACGGCGTTGCGCAAGCGTTAG
- a CDS encoding enoyl-[acyl-carrier-protein] reductase, with amino-acid sequence MLSIDLTGKRALVAGVADDNGFGFAIAKAMAEAGAEIVVATWPPALNIFRNLLDRGKIDDSRRLSNGELLQFKQIYPLDAAYDTLDDAPDDIRSSKRYKDVGDFSITGMANAIAADFGQGGLDIVVHSLANGPEVRKALVDTSRAGYLAAVGTSAYSLVSLTRNLAPLMNRGGSVLSLSYLAAERVVRGYGGGMSTAKAALEADTRQLSFEAGRRWGIRVNTISAGPLASRAASAIGIVEKMVSYYRLNAPLTNELSAMEVGHTAAFLASPLASGITGATVYVDKGFHAMGMAVAIPQWMKDEEEEQRAEAEAKAASTVA; translated from the coding sequence AAGCGCGCCCTCGTGGCCGGCGTCGCCGACGACAACGGGTTCGGCTTCGCGATTGCCAAGGCCATGGCCGAGGCCGGCGCGGAAATCGTCGTCGCCACCTGGCCCCCTGCGCTCAACATCTTCCGCAACCTCCTCGATCGCGGGAAAATCGACGACTCGCGTCGACTCTCCAACGGCGAACTGCTGCAGTTCAAGCAGATCTACCCGCTCGATGCCGCGTACGACACGCTCGATGACGCCCCCGACGACATCCGCAGCAGCAAGCGGTACAAGGACGTCGGCGACTTCTCCATCACGGGGATGGCCAACGCCATCGCCGCCGACTTTGGCCAAGGAGGGCTCGACATCGTCGTCCACTCCCTCGCCAATGGCCCGGAGGTGCGCAAGGCGCTGGTCGATACCTCGCGCGCCGGCTACCTCGCCGCCGTCGGCACCAGCGCCTACTCGCTGGTCTCCCTCACGCGCAACCTCGCGCCGCTGATGAACCGCGGCGGCTCGGTCCTATCGCTCTCGTACCTCGCCGCCGAGCGCGTGGTGCGCGGCTACGGCGGCGGGATGTCCACCGCCAAGGCCGCCCTCGAAGCCGACACGCGCCAGCTCTCGTTCGAGGCCGGGCGCCGCTGGGGCATCCGCGTCAACACGATCTCCGCCGGCCCACTGGCCTCGCGCGCCGCCAGCGCCATCGGGATCGTCGAGAAGATGGTCTCCTACTATCGCCTCAACGCGCCGCTTACCAACGAGCTGTCGGCGATGGAAGTGGGGCACACCGCCGCCTTCCTCGCCTCGCCTCTGGCCAGCGGAATCACCGGCGCCACGGTTTACGTCGACAAGGGCTTCCATGCCATGGGCATGGCGGTGGCCATCCCGCAGTGGATGAAGGACGAGGAGGAGGAACAGCGTGCCGAGGCCGAGGCGAAGGCCGCCTCGACCGTCGCCTAA